The genome window AGGTACGAAGCCAGGAGCAGCGTCAGCGGGACCATCAGGGCGAAGACGCCCAGCGCCACGATAACGGCCTCGCCGGCGTGGCTCTGCCTGAAGGCCACGCGGAGGACGGGGGAGATGTCGCAGAAGAAGTGCTCGAGCTGCCGGCTGGCCTGGAACGGCGAGCAGAACACCAGGGGGGTGACCAGctgggccaccagcagcccGCTGAGCGCCGACGCGGCCACCAGCTGCGCGCAGAGCCGCCGGGTCATAATGCTGCTGTAGGCCAGCGGGCGGCAGACGGCGACGCAGCGGTCGTAGCCCATGGCCGCCAGGAGGAAGGAGtgggagcagcccagcaggaggaagaagtacatcTGGACGGCGCAGCCCAAGAAGGAAATGGCTTTTCTCTCCGCCACCAAGTCCACCAGCATCTTGGGGACGATCACGAGGGTGTAGCAGGTCTCAGAGAAGGACAGGACgcagaggaagaagtacatgggtGTGTGAAGGCTCCGCTCCACCCTGATGACAGTCACGATAGCCGTGTTCATGCTCAGTGTGAGCAGGTAGAGAAGCAAAAACACCCCGAagagcagcttctgcagctccGCCAAACTGGAGAACCCCACGAA of Anas acuta chromosome 32, bAnaAcu1.1, whole genome shotgun sequence contains these proteins:
- the LOC137846409 gene encoding LOW QUALITY PROTEIN: olfactory receptor 10K1-like (The sequence of the model RefSeq protein was modified relative to this genomic sequence to represent the inferred CDS: inserted 1 base in 1 codon); amino-acid sequence: MGSENQTMATDFIFVGFSSLAELQKLLFGVFLLLYLLTLSMNTAIVTVIRVERSLHTPMYFFLCVLSFSETCYTLVIVPKMLVDLVAERKAISFLGCAVQMYFFLLLGCSHSFLLAAMGYDRCVAVCRPLAYSSIMTRRLCAQLVAASALSGLLVAQLVTPLVFCSPFQASRQLEHFFCDISPVLRVAFRQSHAGEAVIVALGVFALMVPLTLLLASYLFILADVLRIPSAXGEAQAFSTCSAHLAVVLVHYACASLIYLRPGSSSWSGQDALISVTYTILTPLLNPMIYTLCHSRQLGVPFLHLIRSSNCWNRMRFEVL